The Prosthecodimorpha staleyi region TGCCGAGACCGGCCATGGCCGAGGAGGGCAGGCGGGTGATGTCCTGCCCGTCGAACAGGATGCGCCCCGCATTCGGCCGGTAGAGGCGCGAGATGCAGTTGAAGGTGGTCGACTTGCCGGCGCCGTTCGGCCCGATCAGGGCGTGGATGGTGCCCGGTGCGACCGCGATCGAGAAGTCGCGCACCGCGACGAGACCGCCGAAGGCGATGGTCAGATTCTCGACCGACAGGAGAGGGGTGCGGGCCTCAGGCATGCCGCGCCCCCCGGAAGCGGTCGGCCAGGAAGGCGAACAGACCTTTCGGCGCATACATCATGAAGAGGATCAGGATCGCCCCATAGGCGATCTCCTGGAAGGACGGCGCCTGCCGGAGCAGTTCCGAGATCAGCCCGAAGGCGATCGCGCCGCCGACTGCCCCGCCGATCGAGCCGAGACCGCCGACCACCACCATGGTGAGGACCAGGATCGTGGTCTGAAAGCCGAGGCTGTCCGGATGGATATAGGTCGAGAACAGGGTGAACATGCCGCCGGCGATGCCGGCGAAGAAGGCCGAGATGCCGAAGGCGACGACCTTGGTGCGCTGCACGGGCACGCCCATCGCCTGCGCGGCGATCTCGGATTCCCGCACCGCGCGGAAGCTGCGGCCGAGCCGGGCGCGCGCGACGATCACGGTCAGCACCAGCATCGCGACCGCGGTGGCGACGACGAACGGATAGGCATCCTTGTCGGTCACCAGCTCCAGCCCGAAAAGCCGGGCCGGCGCGATGCGCAGGCCGTTCGGCCCGCCGGTGACGGCATTCCAGTTCAAGAACACCCACTGCATCGCCTCGCCGAAGGCGAAGGTGGCGAGGGCCAGGTAGATGTCGCGCATGCGCAGCGCGACCATGCCGATGACGAAGCCGATCGCCGCGGCAGCAAGGCCGCCGATCAGGATGGAGACCGGGAAGGGCGTGCCGAAGCTGGTGCCGGCGATGCCGGCGGCATAGATGCCGATGCCGTAGAAGGCGGCATGGGCGAGCGAGAACTGGCCGGTCTCGCCGATCACGATATGCATGCCGAGGCACAGCACCGTGAAGGTGAGCAGCAGATTGGCCAGGTAGACCACATAGCCGGTGGTCACGAGCGGCAACGCGATCAGGATCGCGGCCGCGACGGTGAGGGCGACGAACCGCATCGGCTCAGACCTTCTTGATGGCGACGCGGCCGCCGAACAGGCCCTGCGGCCGGACGATCAGCACGAGCATGATGGCGACGAAGGGCGCGACCACGATCGCGCGCGAGGAGATGAAAAGTCCGACCAGGTTCTCCGCGATGCCGATGACGAAGCCGCCGACCACCGCACCCGGCAGGCTGGTGAAGCCGCCGACGATGGCGGCCGCGAAGGCCATCGTGACGATGCCGCCCATCTCGGCGGTCATCAGGATCTTCGGCGAGATCAGCAGGGCGGCGATGGCGGAGACGACGGCCGACAGGCCCCAGACCAGCATGTGGATGCGCTGCAGGTCGACGCCCATCAGGCGGGCAGCCTTGGGATTCATGCCGACCGCGCGCATCGCCCGGCCGACCTTGGTATAGGCAAACAGGCAGAAGAGAACCGCCATGACCGCGAGCGCGGTCAGGAAGATCGCGACGTCGAGCCGGGTGATGCTGGCCTGGCCGATCATCACGCCGTCGGTGGAAACGAGCGCCGGAAAGGAGCGCGGCGTGTCGCCGAAGCCGGTGCGGCGGACGAGGCCCTTGAGCACATAGGAGAGCCCGAGCGTGGCGATGACCAGGTTGACCGGGCTGCCGCTCGCCCGGGAGACCTGCGTCAGCACCACGCGCCGGAACAGCGCGGCTCCGGCGAAGGCGACCACCAGGGTCAGCGGTACGGCGAGCCAGACCGGTGTCGTCTGGAAGACCAGCAGGAACAGCGCGCAATAGCCCGCCGCCATGAAGATCTCGCCCTGCGCGAAGTTTGGCACTTCGGAGGTCTTGAAGATCATCACGATGGAAAGTGCCAACAGGGCGTAGACGCTGCCGACGACCATGCCGGAGACGATGCCCTGCTGCAGGAAGAGGTAGATGAGTTCTGTGTCCATCGATCGCGCGGGTCCTGGCTCAGGCGTGGCATGGACGTGCGACGGGGAGGCGGCAGCGCAGAGGCCTGCGCTGCCACCGGAAGGCCCGGCGCGGGGAGGTGCGCGCCGGATTCCGGTCCCCGGGGAGGC contains the following coding sequences:
- a CDS encoding branched-chain amino acid ABC transporter permease — protein: MDTELIYLFLQQGIVSGMVVGSVYALLALSIVMIFKTSEVPNFAQGEIFMAAGYCALFLLVFQTTPVWLAVPLTLVVAFAGAALFRRVVLTQVSRASGSPVNLVIATLGLSYVLKGLVRRTGFGDTPRSFPALVSTDGVMIGQASITRLDVAIFLTALAVMAVLFCLFAYTKVGRAMRAVGMNPKAARLMGVDLQRIHMLVWGLSAVVSAIAALLISPKILMTAEMGGIVTMAFAAAIVGGFTSLPGAVVGGFVIGIAENLVGLFISSRAIVVAPFVAIMLVLIVRPQGLFGGRVAIKKV
- a CDS encoding branched-chain amino acid ABC transporter permease; amino-acid sequence: MRFVALTVAAAILIALPLVTTGYVVYLANLLLTFTVLCLGMHIVIGETGQFSLAHAAFYGIGIYAAGIAGTSFGTPFPVSILIGGLAAAAIGFVIGMVALRMRDIYLALATFAFGEAMQWVFLNWNAVTGGPNGLRIAPARLFGLELVTDKDAYPFVVATAVAMLVLTVIVARARLGRSFRAVRESEIAAQAMGVPVQRTKVVAFGISAFFAGIAGGMFTLFSTYIHPDSLGFQTTILVLTMVVVGGLGSIGGAVGGAIAFGLISELLRQAPSFQEIAYGAILILFMMYAPKGLFAFLADRFRGARHA